A genomic segment from uncultured Fibrobacter sp. encodes:
- a CDS encoding FISUMP domain-containing protein, with amino-acid sequence MRKVFLRYTMLLAALALSACGGDSKVVETSSPVNSLDDDSIDDDLNVENMGPCVENPNPKQSLVMNDGTYYQCIDGLWLRVELSSSSKRAKSSSSARRSSSSSENKKESSSSEGVSSEAEESSSSENAGVSSSESAPESSASIKSSSSHVVIDLTLEYDCSEYDCVYTGYLNSKMLGSGIYGQFLDTRDGQVYRTVKIGSQTWIAQNLNYASENSECMYDHEYYCTQTGRLYYQSDALTVCPEGWHLPSSKEWDELDNFAALELEDSTIVGNGLKSVKSWPNEVGFDLFGFSGVATVFFGETNICGGIHGSFWTSDDYEYRCLLDDWGDLRAFRQTGSVDWVMSVRCILDD; translated from the coding sequence ATGCGCAAAGTTTTTTTGCGGTACACAATGTTGTTAGCGGCGCTGGCCTTGAGTGCGTGCGGCGGTGATAGCAAGGTTGTGGAGACAAGTTCTCCGGTTAATTCCCTTGATGACGATTCCATTGACGACGACCTGAATGTGGAGAATATGGGGCCGTGTGTCGAGAATCCAAACCCCAAGCAGTCTCTGGTAATGAATGATGGCACGTACTATCAGTGTATAGATGGCCTGTGGCTCAGGGTGGAACTCTCCAGTTCATCGAAGAGGGCTAAATCTTCTTCTTCAGCGCGGCGGTCCAGTTCGTCCAGTGAAAACAAAAAAGAATCCTCGTCATCCGAAGGGGTGTCGTCCGAAGCGGAAGAGTCTTCTTCTTCTGAAAATGCTGGCGTGAGTTCTTCGGAGTCTGCACCGGAATCCTCGGCATCGATAAAATCGTCTTCGTCGCATGTGGTCATAGACTTGACGCTTGAATACGACTGTTCTGAATACGATTGTGTCTATACCGGTTACCTGAATTCCAAAATGCTTGGTTCCGGCATCTATGGTCAGTTCTTGGATACCCGTGACGGTCAGGTTTACCGTACAGTGAAGATTGGTTCGCAGACTTGGATTGCACAAAACTTGAACTACGCCTCCGAAAACAGCGAGTGCATGTATGATCACGAATATTACTGTACGCAAACAGGGCGCCTTTACTATCAGAGTGATGCTTTGACGGTTTGCCCCGAAGGCTGGCATTTACCCAGCTCCAAAGAGTGGGATGAACTTGACAATTTTGCTGCTCTTGAGCTTGAAGATAGCACCATAGTGGGGAATGGCTTAAAATCCGTTAAATCCTGGCCTAATGAAGTCGGTTTTGACCTGTTTGGGTTCTCGGGCGTTGCCACCGTGTTTTTTGGAGAAACCAACATTTGTGGTGGCATTCATGGTTCATTTTGGACATCGGATGATTACGAATATCGCTGCCTGTTGGATGATTGGGGCGATTTGCGTGCCTTTAGGCAGACCGGTAGCGTCGATTGGGTGATGTCTGTCCGCTGCATTTTGGACGACTAG
- a CDS encoding MBOAT family protein, producing the protein MVFSSQLFLFYFLPTFLVGYFVLYKLHAKHSTLNFFITVFSYVFYGWLEPWLVFLMFGCTLVVYVAGRFISAPGASKLQRNLALGAAIAVNLGALGYFKYYMFGMGVINDVITKLGCEPFSVMTVLLPVGISFYSFQSMSYAIDVWRGTAPPVKDFATFACYVALFPQLVAGPIVRYNTVAEELATRTHTLENFVRGISFFCFGFAEKIFLANQVGIIADRVFAADAPGVLNSWWGSLAYMFQIYFDFSAYSNMAIGLGLMLGFHFPRNFNGPYRSKSITEFWKFWHISLTSWFRDYLYIPLGGNRVGTARLYFNLFLVMFVSGVWHGANWTFVCWGLYHAFFMIVERANNKNAFYYKAPKVVQVLITQVIVLFGWVLFRADNIGEAWRMWKCMLGFNAVSSADAILSAEIFTPTCLFFMALAALLSFWKFRSFDWCSKVSPVRMVVALVIFIVAILALFTQSYNPFLYFQF; encoded by the coding sequence GTGGTCTTTTCTTCTCAGTTATTCCTGTTCTATTTCTTGCCGACGTTCCTGGTCGGCTACTTCGTGCTGTACAAGCTGCACGCGAAGCATTCGACGCTGAATTTCTTTATCACGGTTTTCAGCTACGTCTTTTACGGTTGGCTTGAACCGTGGCTCGTGTTCCTGATGTTCGGTTGCACCCTGGTGGTGTACGTGGCCGGGCGCTTTATCTCTGCTCCGGGAGCCTCTAAGCTGCAGCGGAATCTGGCGCTGGGGGCTGCTATTGCGGTAAACCTCGGTGCGCTGGGTTACTTTAAGTATTACATGTTCGGCATGGGCGTAATTAACGACGTCATTACAAAGCTCGGTTGTGAACCGTTCTCTGTTATGACAGTGCTCTTGCCGGTGGGTATTTCGTTCTATTCGTTCCAGTCCATGAGTTATGCCATTGACGTATGGCGTGGGACTGCGCCTCCGGTAAAGGACTTTGCGACGTTTGCTTGCTACGTGGCCTTGTTCCCGCAGTTGGTGGCGGGCCCGATTGTCCGTTATAATACCGTGGCCGAAGAACTGGCGACCCGTACGCATACGCTCGAAAATTTTGTGCGCGGCATCTCGTTTTTCTGTTTTGGCTTTGCCGAAAAGATATTCCTTGCAAACCAGGTGGGCATTATTGCGGACCGTGTGTTTGCGGCTGATGCTCCTGGCGTGCTCAATAGCTGGTGGGGCTCGCTTGCGTACATGTTCCAGATTTACTTTGACTTTTCGGCGTATTCGAACATGGCGATTGGTCTTGGACTCATGCTCGGGTTCCATTTCCCGCGCAACTTTAACGGCCCGTACCGTTCCAAGAGCATTACCGAATTCTGGAAGTTCTGGCATATTTCGCTTACGAGCTGGTTCCGCGACTACCTGTATATTCCGCTGGGCGGAAACCGCGTAGGCACGGCACGCCTGTACTTTAACCTGTTCCTGGTCATGTTCGTGAGCGGCGTGTGGCACGGTGCCAACTGGACCTTTGTTTGTTGGGGCTTGTACCATGCCTTCTTTATGATCGTGGAACGCGCGAACAACAAGAATGCTTTCTATTACAAGGCTCCCAAAGTGGTGCAGGTCCTGATTACGCAGGTGATTGTGCTCTTTGGCTGGGTGCTGTTCCGTGCCGACAATATTGGTGAAGCCTGGCGCATGTGGAAGTGCATGCTTGGGTTCAATGCGGTGAGCTCTGCCGATGCGATTCTTTCGGCTGAAATCTTTACGCCGACATGCCTGTTCTTTATGGCTCTTGCTGCCTTGCTTTCGTTCTGGAAGTTCCGCAGCTTTGATTGGTGCAGCAAGGTTTCGCCGGTTCGTATGGTTGTGGCGTTAGTCATCTTTATCGTGGCTATTCTCGCTTTGTTTACACAAAGCTACAATCCGTTCCTTTATTTCCAATTCTAA
- a CDS encoding peptidylprolyl isomerase has product MKFPVAVKQFVISLSALAAFAMAEPVLMEGVAAVVDGKPIMRSEFLNNLYRFQETPEGSAMSEADQRKYVLDQMIEEKVLLSRIDRDSIVITDAEVDQRVNAHLSQLAASQNTDLATLEKAIRAQLGISMAQYRDQLSKQIRNHIEMARVRQRHVGSVTPTKKEVDAFFANYKDSIPQQFNCVLLSHIQLPIEPDSMIVDSVKRIADALIDTLNLGMSFELLAKAHSQDTSAAKGGDLGYFKRGQLDPAFERALDLLKNGQYSSNPVKTKLGWHIARVLGRKEDGVRSAQILLRTIPTAKDSAAVLARADSLRKAIKTTEGFAAAAKKFSEDKSSNFAGGRLGWFQRNEMEPAYVEPVANLNVGEISEPVLIDGAYHLFRLDDSRQTRDLTLDEDYGKIEQMAATHLENQKLEALVKKWRDEVHIEIRMTE; this is encoded by the coding sequence ATGAAGTTTCCTGTTGCAGTGAAACAATTTGTTATTTCGTTGAGTGCTTTAGCCGCTTTTGCCATGGCTGAACCCGTGTTGATGGAAGGGGTTGCGGCCGTGGTCGATGGCAAGCCGATTATGCGTTCGGAATTCTTGAATAACTTGTACCGTTTTCAGGAAACGCCCGAAGGTTCTGCGATGTCTGAAGCAGACCAGCGCAAGTATGTGCTTGACCAGATGATTGAAGAAAAGGTCTTGCTGAGCCGCATTGATCGCGATTCTATTGTAATTACCGATGCCGAAGTCGACCAGCGCGTGAACGCCCACTTGTCGCAGCTTGCCGCAAGCCAGAATACGGACCTTGCGACGCTCGAAAAGGCGATTCGTGCCCAGCTTGGCATTAGCATGGCGCAGTACCGCGACCAGCTTTCGAAGCAGATCCGCAACCATATTGAAATGGCCCGCGTGCGTCAGCGCCACGTCGGTTCTGTTACGCCGACCAAAAAGGAAGTGGATGCCTTTTTTGCAAATTACAAGGATTCTATTCCGCAGCAGTTCAATTGCGTGCTCCTGAGCCACATTCAGTTGCCGATTGAACCGGATTCCATGATTGTGGATTCTGTGAAGCGTATTGCGGATGCCTTGATTGACACCTTGAACCTGGGTATGAGCTTCGAACTGTTAGCGAAGGCCCATTCGCAGGATACCTCTGCTGCGAAGGGCGGTGACCTTGGCTACTTTAAGCGAGGCCAGCTGGATCCGGCCTTTGAACGTGCCTTGGATTTGCTGAAGAACGGTCAGTATTCTTCTAACCCGGTGAAGACGAAGCTTGGCTGGCATATTGCCCGCGTGCTCGGCCGTAAAGAAGACGGTGTGCGTTCTGCCCAGATTTTGCTCCGCACGATTCCGACGGCGAAGGATTCTGCCGCGGTTCTTGCTCGCGCCGATTCTCTGAGAAAAGCGATTAAGACGACAGAAGGCTTTGCCGCTGCTGCCAAGAAGTTTAGTGAAGACAAGTCCAGCAATTTTGCCGGCGGCCGCCTCGGTTGGTTCCAGCGCAACGAAATGGAACCGGCATATGTGGAACCGGTTGCGAACTTGAACGTGGGCGAAATTTCGGAACCTGTTCTGATTGATGGCGCCTACCACTTGTTCCGCTTGGACGATTCCCGCCAGACTCGCGATTTGACTTTGGATGAAGATTATGGCAAGATTGAACAGATGGCTGCAACCCATCTCGAAAATCAGAAGCTTGAAGCGCTGGTGAAAAAGTGGCGCGACGAAGTCCATATCGAAATCCGCATGACGGAATAA
- the ftsE gene encoding cell division ATP-binding protein FtsE, producing MIHFNHVTKSYEDNWKALSNVTLRIHKGEFVFLTGHSGAGKSTLLKLIYMDERPDEERGGQVMVKFTGDCLYDSKNTPDSKIQSLRRKMGIIFQDFKLLPDRNVFENVALALRIVGTPSSKINAAVFDALALVGISQKRFAMPYTLSGGEQQRVAIARAMVHNPYLLLADEPTGNLDPKNAEEVFKIFKEINARGTTVVMATHNPDFYLNSPFRRLVLDHGELLNRDLI from the coding sequence ATGATTCACTTTAACCACGTCACTAAATCTTACGAGGATAATTGGAAGGCTCTTTCCAATGTGACGTTGCGTATTCATAAAGGTGAATTCGTTTTTCTGACAGGGCATTCGGGTGCCGGTAAGTCAACGCTTTTGAAGTTGATTTACATGGACGAACGCCCGGACGAAGAACGCGGCGGCCAGGTGATGGTGAAGTTTACGGGTGATTGCCTGTATGACAGCAAGAATACGCCGGATAGCAAGATTCAGTCGCTCCGCCGTAAGATGGGAATCATCTTCCAGGACTTTAAGTTGTTGCCGGACCGCAATGTGTTTGAAAATGTGGCGCTTGCGCTCCGCATTGTTGGTACTCCTAGCAGCAAGATTAATGCCGCGGTGTTCGATGCTTTAGCCCTTGTGGGCATTAGCCAGAAACGCTTTGCCATGCCGTATACGCTTTCGGGCGGTGAACAGCAGCGTGTGGCGATTGCGCGTGCGATGGTGCATAATCCGTACCTTCTTTTGGCTGACGAACCGACTGGTAACCTTGACCCGAAAAACGCTGAAGAAGTCTTCAAGATCTTCAAGGAAATCAATGCCCGCGGTACGACTGTGGTGATGGCAACCCATAACCCGGACTTTTACTTGAATAGTCCTTTCCGCCGCTTGGTGCTTGACCACGGCGAACTCCTGAACAGAGATTTGATTTAA
- a CDS encoding pseudouridine synthase: MAFRSSNKSTKQGAHGVARVISKRGYCSRSQAEKLVREGHVILRGKPVRDPESPAYENDEILIDGAPVTASEFVYFAMNKPRGIVTTASDEKGRKTVMDLFREQYNKMYSGKPMPHIAPVGRLDAASEGLLLFTNDTAWADRVLTDATHLKIYRVQVKGKPTADELSQMEKGFSVPPRVFGESEEFMHAERAILHSEGDKNCWLEITLSEGKNREIRRMLAHLGYEVMRLMRIQFDKYSLGDLKPGEIRAIQV; the protein is encoded by the coding sequence ATGGCGTTTCGTAGCAGCAACAAGTCCACAAAGCAGGGCGCCCACGGCGTTGCCCGCGTAATTTCCAAGCGCGGCTATTGCAGCCGCAGCCAAGCCGAAAAGCTGGTGCGCGAAGGCCACGTGATTCTCCGAGGCAAGCCCGTACGCGACCCTGAATCGCCCGCTTACGAAAACGACGAGATTCTCATAGACGGCGCCCCCGTTACAGCAAGCGAATTCGTCTACTTCGCCATGAACAAGCCCCGCGGAATCGTCACCACCGCAAGCGACGAAAAAGGCCGCAAGACCGTGATGGATTTATTCCGCGAACAATACAACAAAATGTACTCCGGCAAGCCCATGCCGCACATTGCACCCGTAGGTCGCCTCGACGCCGCAAGCGAAGGCTTGCTGCTGTTTACTAACGACACAGCCTGGGCGGATCGCGTACTCACCGACGCCACCCACCTCAAAATCTACCGTGTGCAAGTCAAGGGCAAACCCACCGCCGACGAACTTTCGCAAATGGAAAAAGGCTTTAGCGTTCCGCCCCGCGTCTTCGGCGAAAGCGAAGAATTCATGCACGCCGAGCGCGCGATTCTTCACAGCGAAGGCGACAAAAACTGCTGGCTTGAAATTACTTTATCCGAAGGCAAAAACCGAGAAATTCGCCGCATGCTAGCCCACCTCGGCTACGAAGTCATGCGCCTTATGCGCATTCAATTCGACAAGTACTCGCTAGGCGATTTAAAACCCGGCGAAATTCGCGCCATTCAGGTTTAA
- a CDS encoding arginase family protein — MPAVTVQDFTGVYSEQPFMQGLLESAATDKNIHWFDCTQIDGTDCYCDDEAQAILRQQIESVGNDSFGIHFFDNGNYHYMSMLWTDSVQEPFDLVVFDHHPDMQPPRFEGILSCGGWIKEVLGHNKFVQNVIVIGVADHLVEEIREDLTQVNSAEILNRVTFIRESEIASLSSHFSHLTSLSSSLYISIDKDALSTAEAATNWDQGSLTFEQLADTLQTLAQNRKILGIDVCGERARDMGFEDTATADALNNALNKKIYNMLMTLATRGDSAPSAE, encoded by the coding sequence ATGCCAGCCGTTACTGTTCAAGATTTCACAGGCGTTTACAGCGAGCAGCCCTTTATGCAAGGGTTGCTAGAGTCTGCGGCTACCGACAAAAATATTCATTGGTTTGATTGCACTCAAATTGACGGCACCGACTGCTACTGCGATGACGAAGCTCAAGCCATTCTCCGCCAGCAAATCGAAAGCGTAGGCAACGATTCCTTCGGCATTCATTTCTTTGACAACGGCAATTACCACTACATGAGCATGCTCTGGACGGACAGCGTTCAAGAACCTTTCGACCTTGTGGTATTTGACCACCATCCCGACATGCAACCGCCTAGATTCGAAGGAATCTTAAGTTGCGGTGGCTGGATTAAAGAAGTTCTGGGCCACAACAAGTTCGTGCAGAACGTCATCGTTATCGGAGTCGCCGACCACCTGGTTGAAGAAATCCGCGAAGACCTTACCCAAGTAAACTCCGCCGAAATTCTGAACAGAGTCACCTTCATCCGCGAAAGTGAGATAGCCTCCCTCTCATCTCACTTTTCACATCTCACATCTCTTTCGTCTAGCCTCTATATATCCATCGACAAAGACGCCCTCTCTACGGCAGAGGCCGCCACCAACTGGGACCAAGGTTCGCTCACTTTTGAACAACTCGCCGACACGCTCCAAACGCTAGCACAGAACCGAAAAATTCTCGGCATTGACGTTTGCGGCGAACGCGCACGCGACATGGGTTTTGAAGACACTGCTACAGCAGACGCGCTCAACAACGCGCTAAACAAAAAAATATACAACATGCTCATGACTTTAGCAACAAGAGGAGATTCCGCACCCAGTGCGGAATGA
- a CDS encoding radical SAM/SPASM domain-containing protein: protein MNAVYIEITDVCNLNCSFCPCGKANSSASSHSINKPREFMSTELFERCITESATVAENVYFHVLGEPTLHPGFGLFLKKLESTPLKLNLTTNGTTIARTGKLILASPAVRQVNFSTHAYAELSPEIAKRHLQDVLDFCKMANAVRPDLYINLRLWNVGDDASDVWNRTMISKVNEAFGRSSGSAEPSAQISLEHFCSRHKSFPVVGKIYLHQDSRFEWPELDESHAKSTAGSCRALDTHVAILLNGRVVACCLDHSGQITLGRIQEQSLVEILKSPAAKSLREGFEKHELRHPLCQSCTFCKRFSK from the coding sequence ATGAACGCGGTCTACATCGAAATCACGGACGTTTGCAATTTGAATTGCAGCTTTTGCCCCTGCGGAAAAGCGAATTCATCAGCATCGTCCCATTCGATAAATAAGCCGCGCGAATTCATGAGTACGGAACTGTTTGAGCGATGCATTACCGAATCGGCGACTGTAGCCGAAAATGTCTACTTTCATGTGCTTGGCGAGCCCACGCTGCATCCGGGATTCGGCCTCTTCCTGAAAAAACTGGAATCCACGCCCCTCAAGCTGAACCTGACCACCAACGGCACCACCATTGCACGCACCGGCAAGTTGATTCTTGCCTCCCCCGCCGTGCGACAGGTGAATTTTTCGACGCACGCCTACGCAGAACTTTCGCCAGAGATTGCCAAGCGTCATCTCCAAGATGTCCTCGACTTTTGCAAGATGGCAAACGCCGTACGCCCAGACCTGTACATCAATTTAAGGCTCTGGAATGTAGGCGATGATGCCAGCGATGTTTGGAATCGTACCATGATTTCAAAGGTCAACGAGGCTTTCGGTCGCTCCTCGGGCAGCGCCGAACCTAGCGCGCAAATTTCGCTGGAGCATTTCTGTAGCCGACACAAGAGTTTCCCCGTAGTCGGAAAAATCTACCTGCATCAAGATTCCCGCTTTGAATGGCCCGAGTTAGACGAAAGCCACGCCAAATCTACCGCAGGTTCATGCCGCGCCCTTGACACGCATGTAGCGATTTTGCTCAATGGGCGCGTCGTCGCCTGCTGTCTTGACCATAGTGGGCAAATTACGCTTGGCCGCATCCAAGAACAAAGCCTCGTCGAAATTCTTAAATCGCCTGCCGCCAAGAGCCTCCGCGAAGGATTCGAGAAGCACGAATTGCGCCACCCGCTTTGTCAAAGTTGCACCTTCTGCAAACGCTTTAGCAAATAA
- a CDS encoding chloride channel protein has translation MNFRDFGKYNQFKEQFAGMSPEMKEQMMRMAKEQMKARISAFVQKWLSLPILTIAAVVVGAVVGALTAFFGQVLLAVSAVRDANPLYWIPGLALIGVAIVLGYKKFGKGTERGMDMVFGVAHGKENEIPLRMIPMVAVSTWLTHLFGGSAGREGVAIQIGATLGHNISKKIPVENAGKILLIAGMAAGFAGLFQTPLAAIALALEVLLVGYLNLSALLPATVAAFTAYKVSEMLGLEKFSVNLSALFPDWNVAGLLWNENGLNIQFVLKLALLGVLFGIVGGGFAKLLSLAKKLAANKLPNAVKRIAFVGIAISLLLLLFWQGRYAGLGTNLIDFCFASGAAVGTTVFACDWILKLALTIATIAVGFKGGEVTPLFAIGATFGAWVAAMVGVPLPLAAALGYAAVFGGATNTLLAPIFIGAEIFGFDTLPAFFIVCVVAFVCNGGQSIYAQKKLRLK, from the coding sequence ATGAATTTTAGAGATTTTGGCAAATACAACCAATTCAAGGAACAATTCGCCGGCATGTCCCCCGAAATGAAGGAGCAAATGATGCGCATGGCGAAAGAACAGATGAAGGCGAGAATTAGCGCATTTGTTCAAAAGTGGCTTTCGTTACCGATTTTGACGATTGCCGCGGTTGTCGTTGGCGCTGTTGTAGGAGCCCTTACGGCATTCTTTGGGCAGGTGCTCTTGGCCGTAAGTGCGGTGCGTGATGCCAATCCGCTTTACTGGATTCCGGGTCTTGCCTTGATTGGTGTTGCAATTGTGCTTGGCTACAAGAAATTTGGCAAGGGCACCGAGCGCGGCATGGACATGGTTTTCGGGGTCGCCCACGGTAAAGAAAACGAAATTCCGCTGCGCATGATCCCGATGGTCGCGGTAAGCACATGGCTTACCCATTTGTTCGGTGGTAGCGCCGGCCGCGAAGGCGTCGCGATTCAGATTGGTGCGACTCTCGGGCACAACATCAGTAAAAAGATTCCTGTGGAAAACGCGGGCAAGATTCTGCTGATTGCAGGCATGGCCGCTGGCTTTGCGGGCCTTTTCCAGACACCGCTTGCCGCCATTGCGCTCGCACTCGAAGTCCTGCTGGTTGGCTACTTGAATCTATCGGCATTACTCCCAGCAACGGTCGCCGCATTTACGGCCTACAAGGTTTCTGAAATGCTCGGACTTGAAAAGTTCTCGGTGAATTTGAGCGCCCTGTTCCCGGATTGGAATGTGGCTGGACTCCTGTGGAACGAAAATGGTTTGAATATTCAATTTGTGCTGAAACTTGCGTTGCTCGGCGTACTTTTCGGCATTGTCGGCGGCGGTTTTGCCAAATTGCTTTCGCTCGCCAAGAAACTTGCCGCGAACAAGTTGCCGAATGCGGTCAAGCGCATCGCCTTTGTCGGCATCGCCATTAGCCTTCTTTTGCTGTTGTTCTGGCAGGGCCGCTACGCGGGCCTGGGCACGAATCTGATTGATTTCTGTTTTGCAAGCGGAGCCGCCGTTGGAACGACGGTTTTTGCCTGCGACTGGATTCTGAAATTAGCGCTCACGATTGCGACGATTGCCGTCGGGTTCAAGGGCGGCGAAGTCACGCCGTTGTTCGCCATCGGTGCAACATTCGGCGCTTGGGTAGCCGCCATGGTGGGCGTTCCCCTGCCACTTGCAGCAGCCCTCGGTTATGCCGCTGTCTTTGGCGGAGCCACCAACACGCTCTTGGCCCCCATCTTTATCGGCGCCGAAATCTTTGGATTTGACACCTTGCCCGCCTTCTTTATCGTTTGCGTAGTCGCCTTCGTTTGTAACGGCGGTCAAAGCATTTACGCCCAGAAAAAACTGAGACTCAAGTAA
- a CDS encoding transglutaminase family protein translates to MLARLSALAKRFFWPVLIVVFAASLALVLWSGRAETMSFRDAACSFEDRLPGCLDSIEFWNGGLAYFDSSLATTGDTLWSLKSLLWTYWGLEFAGAGDAAVTAEAILPLHVLQMKKSGCMGLSWLAMMLAEARDLPLSVIMLPGHVFLRYGADSSTAINLEPNREGYSYTDAEYREKYKAGPWTGLEFKPLTATQFVGLAAFNMGNLYLDSDLRRALTWYRMAEEFFSEYPGIKANQEIAKSRLPDHL, encoded by the coding sequence ATGCTTGCTCGTCTTTCTGCTCTCGCTAAGCGTTTCTTTTGGCCGGTGCTAATCGTCGTTTTTGCGGCGTCATTGGCGCTGGTGCTTTGGAGCGGGCGAGCCGAGACGATGAGTTTTAGGGATGCGGCCTGTTCCTTTGAAGATCGTTTGCCGGGATGCCTCGATTCTATTGAATTCTGGAATGGCGGACTCGCTTATTTTGATAGTTCGCTTGCGACGACCGGCGATACCTTGTGGAGTTTGAAAAGCTTGCTCTGGACGTATTGGGGCCTTGAGTTTGCTGGCGCGGGCGATGCTGCCGTGACTGCAGAGGCTATACTTCCGCTGCATGTGCTGCAAATGAAAAAGTCCGGCTGCATGGGGCTTTCTTGGCTTGCGATGATGCTTGCCGAAGCGCGCGACTTGCCTCTTTCGGTCATCATGCTCCCAGGGCATGTATTCTTGCGCTATGGCGCAGATTCCTCGACGGCAATCAACTTGGAACCCAATCGCGAAGGCTATAGCTATACTGACGCTGAGTACCGCGAAAAGTACAAGGCCGGCCCTTGGACTGGGCTTGAATTTAAACCGCTTACAGCCACGCAGTTTGTGGGACTCGCTGCCTTCAATATGGGAAACCTGTACCTGGATAGCGACCTGCGCCGTGCTTTGACCTGGTACCGCATGGCCGAGGAGTTTTTCTCGGAATATCCGGGCATCAAGGCCAACCAAGAGATTGCTAAAAGCCGTTTACCTGACCACCTGTAA